The Pseudodesulfovibrio sediminis genome includes the window CTGCTCTTCAGCAGTGCCTGCATCCTTGGCAGCGTTGCGGATTGCTCCGGCTTCCTTGCGCGCGCTGGTCAGAGCGGCCTCATAGTCGACCACTTTTTGTTCGGCGCTTGCGTTGAAGCCTTCGATTTTTTCCAGCTGTCCATCCATCAACCCCTTGCGTTTACTGATGATCTGGCGAATAGGATCGATGAGAATCTTATTCAGCAAGAAGATCATAACCAAGAAGTTGACACCTTGGATTAGAATTGTTGAATCAGGTATAACCATACCGTATGCCCCCGATGAGGTTGTGAATTTTAGCGCAAAGTCACTGGGAAGTACCCAATTTCAAAGACTGTGTCAAAGGCTTTTTGCCTCTGCACCGCTTGAATTTATGGGTCCCGTGACCAATCTGCGACTCTTAGGAATCCTCTTCCGGCTTTTCCGTGGAAACAGTACCCGTGCTACCCATGTTGAGTTGGCCTTGGAGAACTGCACCTTCTTCGACTACCAGGACGGGCGTCCTGATATTCCCATGCAAATTGGCAGTCTTGTGCAGGACTACCTTGTTCTTTGCCTCGACTTCGCCCTTGATGCTCCCGGAAAGGACGAGCTGACCTACTTTGATCTGGCCTTCCACAGTTGCCTCCTGGCCTATGACCAGCGTTCCTTCGGACACCACCTCACCCTTGAAGTTGCCATCTATGCGCACTGCGCCTTGAAAGTGCAACTTACCGTGATAATTGGTTCCGGCCCCCAAAAACGCATTGATCTCATCTCTCGCCATGGAAAAGCACTCCTGCTCACATCAGATTGTAATAACAGGACTTGTTCTGCAGTGGCTACGCCTGTTTAAACAGGAATCGTCGCATTGACACATTTAGCACAAGCCCGACGAGGCAAAAATTTACCAGAGTAGCACTTCCCCCGTAGCTGATGAACGGGAGAGGGATGCCAACTACTGGCATCAGCCCGAGGACCATACCCGTATTTATAAGGATTTGCCAGAAGAAATAGAAGAACACTCCTGCCGCAAGATAGGAACCGAAAAGGCCGCGAGCGTCACGAGCTATCACTAGCATTTGATAGAGAAAAATACAGAAAAGAGAGAGCAGAATCATCGTTCCGACAAAGCCCCATTCCTCTCCGAAAACCGCGACGGCAAAGTCTGTGTGACGTTCAGGTAAAAATCGTAACTGTGACTGTGTGCCCTGCAGAAAACCTTTGCCCCAGAAGCCGCCTGACCCGATGGCGATTTCCGACTGGATGATATGATATCCGGCCCCCAGCGGATCGGTGGTCGGGTCCAGAAAGGTCATGATGCGTTGTTTCTGGTAGTCGTGCAAAAAGAACCAGGACAGGGGCAGCAGGGCCGGGATGGCCACCAGGGCGGTCTTGAACACGCGCGGGGTGACGCCGCGGAACAGGATCATGCCGCCGAGGATCATGATGATGGACAGGCCGGAACCCAGGTCGGGCTGTTTGATGATCAACCCGGCCAGGATGAGGCCCACGCCCAGGACATACCCCAGGCGAATGAAGTCAAGCGGTTCCCTTTCCTTGGATAATATGCGGGCACCCACAAGGAGGACGGCGATTTTCGCCATCTCCGATGGTTGGAAGTTCATGAAGCCGAGATCAAGCCAGCGCCGCGCGCCGTATATGGTTTTACCCACCAGAAAAACCGCGATGAGAAAACAGACCGTGGTCCAGAACATGGGCCAAGCCAATGTTTTCAAGTGGCGGTAGTCAAAGAACATGAACAGGACCATGGCGAACACACCCATGAATCCCCACAGGAGCTGGCGGTGATAGTAGGGGGCCATGTTCATGCCTTCCTCCAGCCGGGTGCCGCTGGCGGAATAGAGATTCAGTACACCCATGAGGAAGAGTATGAGAGCCAGGCCGAACAGGGGCCAGTTGATGTAGAGCAGTAACCTGCGATCAATTGGCATTGGTTTTCACCTTCTTTTTCTTTGGCTTGTATGAGAGTGCGCGGGCGGCGCGCGCCTTGGCCTTGCGTTCCTCGGGCTTGGGTGTGACCTTGCCGTAGAAGAGATAATCGATAACCGCCTTGACGATCGGCCCTGCGCCGGACCCGCCATGCAGACCGTGCTCGACCAGTACGGCGATGGCGAACCGTCGGCCGTCCTTTTCGGCAATGGCTGCCATCCAGGCGTGATCACGGAACCTGTAGGGGATCTGATCGTCTTTGAGTTTCTTGAGCTCGTCGGTCAGTCGGACAACCTGGGCCGTACCGGTCTTGCCACCCACCACGACATCCTTGGTGCGGATGCGGCGACAGGTGCCATGGTCGTCCTGGACCGTCTGAATCAGCGCTCTTTTGATGAGTCCGAGCTGGTATGGTTTCAGCGGAATCTCGGCCTGCACAACGGTCTTTTCATCCTTGAGCAGAAGCGGCTTGAGCAGCTTGCCGCCATTGAGCACGCCGCCAAAGAAGCGCACGACCTGCAGGGGGGTGACCAGTGTGAAGCCCTGACCAATGGCCATGTTCAGGTTGTCGCCACCCTGCCAACTCTCGCCGAACCGTTTACGTTTCCATTCGCGGGTGGGGATGTTTCCCGACTTTTCATGGGGCAGGCGGATGCCTGTTTTCTGGCCGAAGCCCACGGCCTTGGCGAATTCGCTCATGCGGTCCACGGTGAGCTTCTTGCCCATCTTGTAGAAATAGACGTCACAGGATTGGACCAGAGCCTTCTCCAGATTGACCTTGCCGTGGCCGCCCCTGCGCCAGCAGCGGAAGATGCTGCGTCCCAGCTTGATCGCTCCCCCGCAGTGGACGGTTTCATTGGGATCAAGCATGCCGTAGTGCAGTCCGGCCCCGGCCACGACGTGCTTGAAGATGGACCCCGGAGGATACACGGACTGGATGACCCTGTTCTGCATGGGGTGCAGGGGGTTGTCCCGGAGTGCGGCCCATTGTTCCGGGGTCAGGCCCGAGGAAAAATCATTGGAGTTGTATGACGGTGCAGTGGCCAGGGCCCAGAGCTGGCCCGTGTCGGCATCCATGACGGCGACACCGCCCGCTTCTTCGGACAGCCAGTCCATGGCGAGTTTTTGCAATCCGAGGTCAAGGGAGAGAGATATCTCATGCCCGGCACGAGGGTGCTTGATGATGCGCTCCTGCAAGCGCC containing:
- a CDS encoding bactofilin family protein, translating into MARDEINAFLGAGTNYHGKLHFQGAVRIDGNFKGEVVSEGTLVIGQEATVEGQIKVGQLVLSGSIKGEVEAKNKVVLHKTANLHGNIRTPVLVVEEGAVLQGQLNMGSTGTVSTEKPEEDS
- the rodA gene encoding rod shape-determining protein RodA; this translates as MPIDRRLLLYINWPLFGLALILFLMGVLNLYSASGTRLEEGMNMAPYYHRQLLWGFMGVFAMVLFMFFDYRHLKTLAWPMFWTTVCFLIAVFLVGKTIYGARRWLDLGFMNFQPSEMAKIAVLLVGARILSKEREPLDFIRLGYVLGVGLILAGLIIKQPDLGSGLSIIMILGGMILFRGVTPRVFKTALVAIPALLPLSWFFLHDYQKQRIMTFLDPTTDPLGAGYHIIQSEIAIGSGGFWGKGFLQGTQSQLRFLPERHTDFAVAVFGEEWGFVGTMILLSLFCIFLYQMLVIARDARGLFGSYLAAGVFFYFFWQILINTGMVLGLMPVVGIPLPFISYGGSATLVNFCLVGLVLNVSMRRFLFKQA
- a CDS encoding ATP synthase F0 subunit B, which gives rise to MVIPDSTILIQGVNFLVMIFLLNKILIDPIRQIISKRKGLMDGQLEKIEGFNASAEQKVVDYEAALTSARKEAGAIRNAAKDAGTAEEQALLAEAGKEASSTIQAARTEIKSQVKGAMDQLTKDVDKFAEQATGKILGQA
- the mrdA gene encoding penicillin-binding protein 2, coding for MSDLYSETDQQPPRSGLLLLQALILGLFCLFAIRLWYLQIHKGEEYALKARDNQLRQESIFSPRGLIRDRNGELLAVNEPAYALSIIREDCPDIDRLIHQIAMWTGKDYFALKTLYNKNKKRVKPFEPLIVIPDLTYNQLALIDTNKVRWPGLEIQFRPRRLYRYGTLFAHVLGYVAEANEEEMGKQPELALGDNVGKQGIEYMLEDRMRGIKGRMQYEVDVTGRRLQERIIKHPRAGHEISLSLDLGLQKLAMDWLSEEAGGVAVMDADTGQLWALATAPSYNSNDFSSGLTPEQWAALRDNPLHPMQNRVIQSVYPPGSIFKHVVAGAGLHYGMLDPNETVHCGGAIKLGRSIFRCWRRGGHGKVNLEKALVQSCDVYFYKMGKKLTVDRMSEFAKAVGFGQKTGIRLPHEKSGNIPTREWKRKRFGESWQGGDNLNMAIGQGFTLVTPLQVVRFFGGVLNGGKLLKPLLLKDEKTVVQAEIPLKPYQLGLIKRALIQTVQDDHGTCRRIRTKDVVVGGKTGTAQVVRLTDELKKLKDDQIPYRFRDHAWMAAIAEKDGRRFAIAVLVEHGLHGGSGAGPIVKAVIDYLFYGKVTPKPEERKAKARAARALSYKPKKKKVKTNAN